TGTCGAGGAGGAGGTCTGGAACGAGAAGACAGCCGTGTTCCCGGGCCAGTTCCGCATAGAATTCGGGGACGGACAGGCCCCATCCTAGGCGAGGGACGCCGATGAGGACGACATCCCGGCCTTGGGACCGGATGAGGTCCAGCATGGCCGAGATGTTCTCCCGGGTCCGTCCTTCGTCCAGGCGGCGAAGAAAGTCGTTACCGCCGTGGCAGAGGATGACCAGGTCCGGCTGGTGGCGGTCCAGCAGGCCGGGGATCCGAGCTCGGCCCTCGGCGCTGACTTCGCCCGGCACCCCGGCGTTGACGACCGTGAGTCCGAGAGCCTCGGACAATACCTCGGGGTAGGATTTTTCGGGCGGAGCCCCGGTGCCCCGGGTCAGGCTGTCGCCGAAGGCCAGGATCACGCTGTCCGGTCCCAGGGGCCGGATAGAAGACTCCGGGCTTGACCCGCAGCCCCAAGCCAGGGCCAGGGCGAGACAGAAGGGGACGAGGCGCATGGGATTCCCTTGGTAAAGAGTCCAGCAAGCCGAGTCATATGCTTGATGAATGCTGACCCAATTTCAGGGCCTTGACAAGGAGAATCTGGAAACGAATCTGCTCAGAGCAGCCCGACGAGCATTCTGGTGCCAACGACGAGCAGCAGCACGGCGAAGACCTTCTTCAGGGGCCCCACAGGCAGGGCGTGGGCCAGACGAACGCCCAGGGGAGCGGTCAAAACGCTGGCCACGACGATTCCGGCCAAAGCTGGAAGATAGACAAAACCCAGAGAGTGCGGCGGTACGGCCGTGGCTCCCCAACCATTGACGATGTAGCCCAGGGTCCCGGCGATGGCGATGGGGAAGCCGATGGCAGCCGAGGTGCCGATGGCGTGGTGTACGGGCACGTTGCCCCAGAGCATGAAGGGCACGGACAGGCTGCCGCCCCCGATGCCCACCAGACTGGACACGGCCCCAATGACGTTGCCGGCTCCGAACATGCCGAGTCGTCCGGGCATCTCCCGTGAGGGCTTGGGCTTCTTTCCAAGTAGCATCTGCCCGGCAACGTAGTAGAGAAAGAGGACGAAAAAGGCTTTTAATCCATCGGAAGGAACGCGGGCGGCCAAGCAAGAACCCAGGTAAGTCCCGAGAAGGATGCCCGGGGTGATGGTTTTGACAATGGACCAGCGGACCGCGCCCCGGCGGTTGTGGGCCAGGAAGCTGGACACGGCCGTGAAGATGATGCTGGCCATGGATGTGCCCAGGGCGATCTGCATGGTCTGTTCCGTAGGCAGTCCCTGGAGGCCGAAGCAGAAGATGAGCATGGGCACGATGACCAAGCCGCCGCCGATGCCGAGCAGTCCGGCCAGGACGCCGGCCACGGCTCCGACCAGGGTGTAC
Above is a genomic segment from Deltaproteobacteria bacterium containing:
- a CDS encoding arylesterase, with protein sequence MRLVPFCLALALAWGCGSSPESSIRPLGPDSVILAFGDSLTRGTGAPPEKSYPEVLSEALGLTVVNAGVPGEVSAEGRARIPGLLDRHQPDLVILCHGGNDFLRRLDEGRTRENISAMLDLIRSQGRDVVLIGVPRLGWGLSVPEFYAELAREHGCLLVPDLLLDILQRPELKSDMIHPNSAGYGLMAEKLAETIRRSGALP
- a CDS encoding sulfite exporter TauE/SafE family protein yields the protein MITILVMYTLVGAVAGVLAGLLGIGGGLVIVPMLIFCFGLQGLPTEQTMQIALGTSMASIIFTAVSSFLAHNRRGAVRWSIVKTITPGILLGTYLGSCLAARVPSDGLKAFFVLFLYYVAGQMLLGKKPKPSREMPGRLGMFGAGNVIGAVSSLVGIGGGSLSVPFMLWGNVPVHHAIGTSAAIGFPIAIAGTLGYIVNGWGATAVPPHSLGFVYLPALAGIVVASVLTAPLGVRLAHALPVGPLKKVFAVLLLVVGTRMLVGLL